In Nicotiana tabacum cultivar K326 chromosome 17, ASM71507v2, whole genome shotgun sequence, one DNA window encodes the following:
- the LOC107769439 gene encoding uncharacterized protein LOC107769439, whose translation MGDNSSVSNLRTTALDSGSTVTTLIDPSHPYYIFSCDVSGIYLVSTLFDGTGYVNWSKGMLMSLSARNKIGFIDRSCPRPSVTSPLYKAWDRCDNLVGTWILNALTTQIRNSVLHSKSAKDMWDDLRDRYSQPNEVRIYHLKKDLVGVTQGNSDIATYYSRLKKLWDELSILNSFMTCSCCDCICKCIAKGHNAVMIESDKVH comes from the coding sequence ATGGGTGATAATTCATCAGTTTCAAATTTACGTACTACTGCTCTAGATTCGGGGTCTACTGTGACTACTCTTATTGATCCTTCACATCCATACTACATTTTCTCTTGTGATGTATCGGGGATTTATCTAGTATCCACTCTTTTTGATGGTACAGGATATGTGAATTGGAGTAAGGGAATGTTGATGTCTCTTTCTGCTAGGAACAAAATAGGTTTTATAGATAGATCATGCCCTAGACCTTCTGTTACTTCACCTCTTTACAAGGCTTGGGATAGATGTGACAATTTAGTTGGAACATGGATTTTGAATGCTTTAACCACGCAAATAAGGAATAGTGTTCTGCACTCTAAGTCGGCAAAAGACATGTGGGATGACTTGAGAGATAGATATAGTCAACCTAACGAGGTTCGGATCTATCACCTCAAGAAGGATTTGGTTGGGGTGACACAAGGGAATAGTGACATAGCAACATATTACTCTAGACTTAAGAAACTATGGGATGAATTGAGTATTCTTAATTCTTTTATGACATGCTCTTGTTGTGATTGTATCTGTAAATGTATAGCAAAAGGGCATAATGCTGTTATGATTGAGAGTGATAAAGTGCACTAG
- the LOC107769441 gene encoding putative WRKY transcription factor 43 codes for MENQWMPFLGSTCCYNSMNGWISGLKTENSNSTAREQHVSNIKHSPVGVVSSETHTTNIISSLKKKGDKKIKKPRFAFQTRSQVDILDDGYRWRKYGQKAVKNNNYPRSYYKCTHQGCNVKKQVQRLSKDEGVVVTTYEGMHTHPIDKPTDNFEQILHQMHIIPPH; via the exons ATGGAGAATCAGTGGATGCCCTTTCTTGGTTCAACATGTTGTTACAACTCTATGAATGGATGGATCTCGGGATTAAAGACCGAGAATTCTAATTCTACAGCAAGAGAGCAACACGTATCCAACATAAAACACAGCCCTGTGGGAGTTGTTTCATCAGAAACTCATACTACCAATATTATATCATCCCTTAAGAAAAAGGGGGATAAGAAAATTAAGAAGCCTAGATTTGCTTTCCAAACAAGAAGCCAAGTTGATATTCTTGATGATGGATATCGCTGGagaaaatatggacaaaaagctGTCAAGAACAACAACTACCCAAG AAGCTACTACAAATGTACACATCAAGGATGCAATGTGAAGAAGCAAGTACAACGCCTTTCCAAAGATGAAGGAGTTGTGGTGACAACTTACGAAGGCATGCACACTCATCCTATTGACAAGCCAACTGACAATTTTGAACAAATCCTCCATCAGATGCATATTATTCCTCcccattaa